The Eurosta solidaginis isolate ZX-2024a chromosome 4, ASM4086904v1, whole genome shotgun sequence genome includes a window with the following:
- the LOC137250936 gene encoding uncharacterized protein translates to MNKAQVLVGLTFLAFCCITLTTSLNCYICDSSQGQNCSSPTNIQTCNATLAQSTVTYGLSYTNASFQQLNVSSSSFACVNDYITSPNSVPHYYLGCAYKNLEICSLGTRVPNSNRTCITCSGDKCNFRNPADRTMGSIFTVGTAAIALAFISKLLN, encoded by the exons ATGAATAAAGCTCAAGTTTTAGTTGGCTTGACATTTCTTGCCTTTTGCTGTATAACACTAA CTACATCTTTGAACTGTTACATATGTGATAGCTCCCAGGGTCAAAACTGTAGTAGCCCAACAAACATACAAACTTGCAATGCCACGTTAGCACAAAGTACCGTTACTTATGGACTTTCATATACAAACGCCAGTTTTCAACAGTTAAACGTATCAAGTTCATCTTTTGCCTGCGTTAATGATTATATCACATCAC CCAACTCGGTGCCACACTATTATCTTGGTTGTGCttacaaaaatttggaaatttgttcGCTAGGCACCCGTGTGCCGAATTCAAATCGTACCTGCATAACATGCTCCGGCGATAAGTGCAACTTTAGAAATCCAGCGGATCGCACTATGGGCAGTATCTTTACCGTAGGAACTGCAGCTATTGCATTAgcatttatttcaaaattattgaATTGA